Proteins encoded in a region of the Planococcus citri chromosome 1, ihPlaCitr1.1, whole genome shotgun sequence genome:
- the LOC135839600 gene encoding serine/threonine-protein kinase polo-like yields MAHNQADDVVIPEVIIDTSTNSKYARGKFYGKEGFAKCYAIKDMATGRKYAGKIVSKKLLMSNHKVKIAREMIIHKSVNHKHIVGIHGFFEDDEFFYVVLELCRRRSLMELHKRRKALTEPETRYYMKQVLDGVLYLHDNGIIHRDLKLSNLFLNDDMDVKIGCFGLATKIEYENINFMARETINKMGPGFAVDIWSLGCIMYTLLVGKPPFETNSVVETYERIKRCDYKIPTQIKAPAANLITSMLLPDPEKRPTVRKIISSDFFNGYIPSKLPLSCLTVAPRLQSMDVEEHVSLGRRPLAEVNNGGKNSPAYYNDHLRTLHSQLQKVLTNKPSRLQSDAEEITDPAAQPFIWISDWADRTESFGHFCYRLCDSGVGIMFDDESRIVQLANQKNVHYIERDGTENYYTMDNTPLYLKEKMKFLSDFRKHTKEQFTKAGLSPAFVRVQESDSLSRVPYLHRWHRTTSTVIMQLTNGTVQMNFNDRHTSIIMCPLMAAVTYIDTEKNFHTYRFSTIMKNVCNPALLSCLDYAASKIENLLRSQ; encoded by the exons ATGGCTCATAATCAAGCGGACGACGTCGTTATTCCTGAAGTGATAATAGACACCAGCACGAATTCGAAATATGCCCGGGGAAAGTTCTATGGCAAG GAAGGTTTCGCGAAATGTTACGCAATCAAAGATATGGCTACCGGTCGCAAGTACGCTGGAAAAATCGTATCGAAAAAGTTGCTAATGTCAAATCATAAAGTGAAAATCGCCAGGGAAATGATCATCCACAAAAGCGTCAATCACAAACATATCGTCGGTATACACGGCTTCTTCGAAGATGATGAATTCTTCTACGTAGTATTAGAATTGTGTCGTAGAAGATCGCTTATGGAATTACACAA ACGCCGAAAAGCTTTAACCGAACCGGAAACCAGATACTATATGAAACAGGTACTGGACGGTGTGCTGTATTTACACGATAATGGAATTATTCATAGAGATTTAAAACTAAGTAACTTATTCTTAAACGACGATATGGATGTGAAAATCGGCTGTTTTGGACTCGCAACGAAAATCGAATACGAAAA taTCAATTTCATGGCGCGAGAAACCATCAATAAGATGGGACCCGGTTTTGCAGTTGATATTTGGTCTCTCGGTTGTATTAT GTACACATTACTCGTTGGCAAGCCTCCTTTCGAAACGAATTCTGTAGTCGAAACCTACGAACGTATTAAACGCTGCGATTACAAAATCCCCACTCAAATCAAAGCTCCTGCTGCCAATCTAATCACCTCCATGTTATTACCAGATCCGGAGAAAAGACCGACAGTCAGAAAAATCATCAgctctgattttttcaatg GTTATATACCTTCAAAACTGCCGCTTTCGTGCTTAACTGTTGCTCCAAGATTACAATCTATGGATGTTGAAGAACACGTTTCATTGGGTCGCAGACCGTTGGCTGAAGTCAATAATG gaGGTAAAAACAGTCCAGCATATTATAATGATCACCTTAGAACGTTGCACAGCCAATTACAGAAAGTTTTGACCAACAAACCATCGCGTCTACAAAGTGACGCTG aGGAAATAACCGATCCTGCTGCTCAACCGTTCATCTGGATTAGTGATTGGGCCGACCGTACCGAATCGTTCGGTCATTTCTGTTACCGATTGTGCGATAGCGGAGTAGGCATCATGTTCGACGATGAAAGTCGTATTGTGCAGTTGGCCAATCAAAA GAATGTGCATTACATCGAAAGAGACGGAACCGAGAATTACTACACGATGGATAATACGCCGCTCTatttaaaggaaaaaatgaaatttctgtcGGATTTCCGAAAACACACGAAGGAACAGTTCACGAAAGCCGGACTCTCGCCCGCCTTCGTCCGAGTACAAGAGTCAGATTCTCTCAGCCGTGTACCCTATTTGCACCGATGGCACAGAACCACATCCACTGTAATTATGCAATTGACCAATGGCACGGTACAG ATGAACTTCAACGATCGTCACACCTCAATAATCATGTGTCCTCTGATGGCAGCTGTCACCTACATCGACAccgagaaaaatttccatacgtATAGATTTTCGACGATTATGAAAAACGTTTGTAACCCAGCTCTCCTGTCGTGTTTGGATTACGCAGcttccaaaatcgaaaatttactcAGAAGCCAATAA
- the LOC135839635 gene encoding uncharacterized protein LOC135839635, giving the protein MKNKSVEFNVEVNDIITPSSCSSMVIEFIKYIIYQKQLIPYNYERLKMYVPRGQTLVDSMKDSDQGDRSFRSKHFVVLDKYLHKTRDAYNSLEKIFHLINEELTSTGSDRVEEIVIMLGTSFLNPQEVFRIRIPSLNYSHLDKHHSTRKNCRNLFRSMINSEQFYDLISSNCTGNLHVMLKMKPDHSLNSNSFILRNGFRLPTKGKQAVITFQETHHNPQSCSCFEIKIYEDDSTSDSLPLSQSSDCSTTTDVSSCCSDTNSSSNPNGSWYQVKDTLRYFSDVKIDGTSVTDIWMNPTLLNSGK; this is encoded by the exons atgaaaaataaatctgtCGAATTCAACGTCGAAGTAAACGATATAATAACACCTTCGTCATGTTCCTCGATGGTGATAGAATTcataaaatatataatttatcaaaaacaatTAATACCCTACAATTACGAACGTCTGAAGATGTACGTTCCCAGAGGACAAACACTAGTGGATTCGATGAAG GATTCAGATCAAGGTGACCGTAGTTTTAGATCGAAACACTTCGTAGTGCTGGATAAATACTTGCATAAGACTCGAGATGCGTATAATTCGTTAGAAAAGATTTTCCAC CTCATTAACGAAGAATTGACTTCAACCGGTAGCGATAGAGTGGAAGAAATAGTTATTATGCTGGGCACATCGTTCCTAAATCCTCAAGAAGTGTTTCGTATTCGGATACCATCTCTTAACTATTCGCATCTAGATAAACACCATTCAACTCGTAAAAACTGTAGGAATTTATTCAG ATCGATGATAAATTCGGAGCAATTCTACGACTTAATTAGCTCGAATTGCACTGGTAATTTACACgtgatgttgaaaatgaaaccgGATCATTCGTTAAACTCGAATTCATTCATTCTACGTAACGGATTCCGTTTACCAACCAAAGGAAAACAAGCTGTAATTACGTTTCAAGAAACGCACCACAATCCGCAATCTTGCTCgtgttttgaaataaaaatttacgaaGACGATAGCACCTCGGATAGTTTACCTTTATCGCAGTCGTCAGATTGCAGCACGACGACCGATGTTTCGTCTTGTTGTAGCGATACGAATAGTTCGTCGAATCCGAACGGTAGCTGGTATCAAGTGAAAGATACCTTGAGATATTTTAGCGACGTGAAAATCGACGGAACTTCGGTCACAGATATTTGGATGAATCCGACGTTGTTGAATAGCGGTAAATAA
- the LOC135839610 gene encoding venom protease-like gives MLVLCLVIFSLCLSFSRQDLLYELALKQGLNFTEAESILEYERHGTKRQAPFRYKSGIPQSRICGINGRSLNRIRRQNTVEDERPQGSEDWPWMALLVSKSDGPGYGDWFCGGSLLNSRYVLTAAHCFYSKGARSKDESDFYVRLGEYDTGDYAETETQEFDVDKLIVHPEYDPAVNINDIAILKLNQTVQYTQYVRPICLPGAEPRVNEDTIVAGWGLTAYQGSKSHLLLYVDLPVRDLNECRDALFDSPVHDSNICAGPETGGKDSCNADSGGPLMYQGNGKRWESVGIVSWGRRCGEAYPGVYTSVVKFLKFIGDIITHASA, from the exons ATGTTAGTTCTCTGTTTAGTGATTTTTTCGCTATGTTTGAGTTTTTCTAGACAAGATTTATTGTACGAATTAGCTTTGAAGCAAG GATTGAATTTCACCGAAGCTGAAAGTATTCTGGAATATGAAAGACATGGAACTAAAAGACAG gCACCCTTCAGGTATAAATCAGGAATCCCTCAAAGTAGAA tctgTGGCATAAATGGAAGATCTCTGAACCGTATTAGACGACAAAATACTGTAGAAGATGAACGTCCTCAAGGCAGCGAAGACTGGCCTTGGATGGCTTTACTCGTGAGCAAGAGTGACGGCCCGGGGTACGGCGACTGGTTCTGCGGAGGGAGCTTACTCAATAGCAGATATGTTCTGACGGCTGCTcattgtttttattcgaaagGAGCGCG GAGCAAAGATGAGAGCGATTTTTACGTACGTTTAGGAGAATATGACACTGGTGATTATGCGGAAACTGAAACACAAGAATTTGATGTGGACAAACTGATAGTACATCCTGAATACGATCCCGCAGTAAATATTAATGACATAGCTATTCTCAAATTGAATCAGACCGTTCAATATACCCAATACGTCAGGCCTATTTGTCTGCCTGGAGCCGAACCTCGTGTTAATGAAGACACCATTGTAGCTG GTTGGGGTTTAACAGCCTACCAAGGTAGTAAAAGCCATCTATTACTATACGTCGATTTACCAGTTAGGGATCTCAACGAATGCAGAGATGCGCTATTTGATTCACCTGTTCACGATTCAAATATCTGCGCAGGACCTGAAACTGGTGGCAAAGACTCATGCAAC GCAGACTCCGGTGGCCCACTCATGTACCAAGGGAACGGGAAACGTTGGGAAAGCGTCGGAATAGTATCCTGGGGACGAAGATGTGGCGAAGCATATCCAGGTGTTTATACTTCGGTGGTGAAATTCTTAAAGTTTATAGGAGATATTATTACTCACGCTTCTGCGTAA
- the LOC135839619 gene encoding trypsin-1-like translates to MKSFNFIIVGFIGLCLCLYFEPSSQDLFELISKQELSQEAGLLRRFNEPEILFNRQKRAAATSSKNKKKPVQSQPKECGINSKSAAKGNSRSDSKEWPWLVSLMFADSYSSFCGGVLLNRNYVLTAAHCLHRRDPSDVLIRLGEYDFFEQNDTVSVDIKPSKAIVHAEYDPATKQNDIALIKLSTPTKYTDFIRPICLPTRKAKTNQTVVVAGWGTLYYGGPVSNVIMEVPIPVWDLENCISKYHQPVFKTNLCAAAYEGGKDACQGDSGGPLLMQHANGRWVTIGVVSWGMGCADKDQPGVYTDVSSYLGWISNNTKDAIL, encoded by the exons atgaaaagtttcaattttattatcgTCGGTTTTATCGGTTTGTGTTTGTGTTTGTACTTTGAACCTAGTTCGCAGGATTTATTTGAATTGATTTCTAAACAAG AATTATCTCAAGAAGCTGGACTGCTGCGTCGATTCAATGAACCTGAAATTCTTTTCAACAGACAG AAAAGAGCTGCTGCGACCAGCtccaaaaataagaagaaaccTGTTCAAAGTCAACCCAAAG AATGTGGAATCAACAGCAAAAGCGCCGCAAAAGGAAATTCTCGTTCGGATAGCAAAGAATGGCCATGGCTGGTTTCATTGATGTTTGCTGACAGTTACTCGAGTTTCTGCGGAGGTGTTCTTTTGAATCGTAATTATGTTCTGACAGCTGCTCATTGCTTACACAG GAGGGATCCATCAGATGTGCTGATTCGTCTGGGAGAGTACGATTTCTTCGAACAGAACGACACAGTTTCGGTTGACATCAAACCTTCCAAAGCGATAGTGCATGCTGAGTACGATCCTGCTACAAAGCAAAACGATATCGCTTTGATAAAACTGAGCACACCGACTAAATATACGGATTTCATTAGACCTATTTGTTTGCCTACGAGAAAAGCAAAAACTAATCAGACTGTGGTGGTTGCAG gttgggGTACATTGTATTACGGTGGTCCGGTGAGTAACGTTATAATGGAGGTACCAATACCAGTATGGGATCTGGAAAATTGCATATCCAAGTATCATCAACCTGTTTTCAAGACTAATTTATGCGCCGCCGCGTACGAAGGAGGAAAAGACGCTTGCCAG GGTGATTCCGGAGGTCCACTTTTAATGCAGCATGCTAACGGAAGATGGGTCACGATCGGTGTCGTTTCTTGGGGCATGGGATGTGCTGACAAAGATCAACCAGGCGTTTACACCGATGTTTCTTCTTACCTCGGATGGATTTCAAACAACACAAAAGAtgctattttgtaa